One window of the Acidiferrobacteraceae bacterium genome contains the following:
- a CDS encoding isoprenylcysteine carboxylmethyltransferase family protein, translating to MKGLETRIPPPVVAILFAVIMWGLARLTPGVEIGYVPRLIAAVLLFGTGVVFELAGILSFRRARTTINPMSPHKASALVDSGIYRITRNPMYVGLALELCAWASFLASPAALIGVVGFISYIQVLQIRPEEQVLVGVFGDEYREYQARVRRWL from the coding sequence ATGAAGGGACTCGAAACCAGAATTCCGCCACCCGTAGTGGCAATCCTATTTGCCGTGATCATGTGGGGCCTGGCGCGGCTGACTCCGGGAGTGGAGATTGGGTACGTGCCAAGACTGATCGCCGCCGTCCTGCTTTTCGGTACGGGGGTCGTGTTCGAGCTTGCGGGTATCCTGAGTTTTCGTCGCGCAAGAACTACGATCAATCCAATGAGCCCGCACAAGGCTTCCGCCCTCGTCGATAGCGGAATCTATCGCATCACCCGCAACCCGATGTATGTCGGCCTGGCCCTGGAACTGTGCGCCTGGGCCAGTTTCCTGGCCTCGCCCGCGGCGCTGATCGGAGTCGTCGGATTCATCTCTTACATCCAGGTGCTGCAGATACGACCGGAAGAGCAGGTGCTGGTCGGCGTGTTCGGCGACGAATACCGGGAGTATCAGGCCAGGGTCCGTCGCTGGTTGTAA
- the mscL gene encoding large-conductance mechanosensitive channel protein MscL has translation MGMLKEFREFAVKGNVVDMAVGIIIGAAFGKIVSSLVGDVVMPPIGVVLGGVDFSSLVVTIKQATEGAPAVVISYGKFIQTIVNFTIVAFAMFIVIKSINAMKRKEEEAPKAPAEPPAQEKLLTEIRDLLKQR, from the coding sequence ATGGGCATGCTCAAAGAGTTCAGGGAATTTGCCGTCAAGGGCAACGTGGTCGACATGGCCGTCGGCATTATCATCGGTGCCGCTTTCGGCAAGATCGTTTCCTCCCTGGTAGGGGACGTGGTCATGCCGCCCATCGGAGTAGTGCTGGGGGGTGTCGACTTCTCAAGTCTTGTCGTCACCATCAAGCAGGCAACAGAAGGTGCCCCGGCGGTCGTGATCAGCTACGGCAAGTTCATTCAGACAATTGTCAATTTCACCATCGTCGCGTTCGCGATGTTCATCGTGATCAAGTCCATCAATGCAATGAAGCGAAAAGAGGAAGAGGCGCCCAAGGCACCGGCCGAACCGCCGGCACAGGAGAAGCTGCTGACGGAGATCCGCGATCTGCTGAAGCAGCGATAG